In a genomic window of Prochlorococcus marinus subsp. marinus str. CCMP1375:
- a CDS encoding DUF3086 domain-containing protein: MTEVDPKSKNESKADEDCNEIQVIKESDIEGEKNNSKKRIYPSENLSKVKNSEKLNSTEFFQLALKDLEEKRTELESDIKDLEKRKIKLEKEVSQSFSGQSDSIARRVKGFQDYLTGALQDLSQSVEQLELIAQPVVVTPSPLDKTNIETSTVSEKAEEIAAIADTFKPDKDLILQLLGQYIEGPDYYANPWKFRRSLDAQDAEILEDWFFNMGGRGAQPSLGNRSKNVQLSAALIAILGELYGDRFQALVLASQPERLGEWRRGLQDALGLNREDFGPNSGVVLFERAEPLIERADRLEAENEVPLILIDAAERNIEIPILQFPIWLAFAATNEELYLEEELI; the protein is encoded by the coding sequence ATGACTGAAGTAGATCCCAAATCTAAAAATGAATCCAAAGCAGATGAAGATTGTAATGAAATCCAAGTCATAAAGGAATCAGATATAGAAGGCGAGAAAAACAACTCTAAAAAGAGAATATATCCTTCAGAAAACTTATCTAAAGTTAAAAATTCAGAAAAGTTAAATAGCACAGAATTCTTCCAACTAGCTTTAAAAGATCTTGAAGAAAAACGTACAGAATTAGAATCAGATATAAAAGATCTTGAAAAAAGAAAAATTAAACTTGAAAAGGAAGTCTCTCAATCTTTCTCAGGCCAATCTGATTCAATTGCTAGACGAGTTAAAGGCTTTCAAGATTACTTGACAGGAGCTCTACAAGATTTAAGTCAATCGGTTGAGCAACTTGAACTTATTGCTCAACCAGTTGTAGTAACTCCTTCCCCTCTTGATAAAACCAATATCGAAACATCAACAGTGTCTGAAAAGGCAGAAGAAATTGCTGCAATTGCAGATACATTTAAACCAGACAAAGATCTCATACTTCAACTTTTAGGGCAATACATTGAAGGTCCAGACTATTACGCAAATCCTTGGAAATTCAGAAGAAGCTTGGATGCACAAGATGCAGAAATATTAGAAGATTGGTTCTTTAATATGGGTGGGAGAGGTGCCCAACCAAGTCTTGGGAATAGATCTAAAAACGTTCAATTGTCAGCAGCTTTGATTGCAATACTGGGAGAATTGTATGGTGATCGATTTCAAGCTCTAGTTTTAGCGAGCCAACCCGAAAGACTTGGTGAATGGCGCCGCGGACTTCAAGATGCCTTAGGCCTTAACAGAGAAGACTTTGGCCCAAATAGTGGCGTTGTACTTTTTGAGCGTGCTGAACCCCTTATTGAAAGAGCAGATCGCTTAGAAGCAGAAAACGAAGTGCCTTTAATTCTTATCGATGCTGCTGAAAGAAATATTGAGATACCTATACTTCAATTTCCTATATGGCTAGCTTTTGCAGCTACCAATGAAGAACTTTACCTTGAAGAAGAGCTGATTTAA
- the gluQRS gene encoding tRNA glutamyl-Q(34) synthetase GluQRS, with the protein MDDIDVSPESLNKMLEHGDYLRQQGYRGRFAPTPSGDLHLGNLRTALIAWLRARLFSGKFLLRIDDLDKPRNRLGSSEKIKDDLSWLGITWDKPTIFQSERINIYSSVLSILRSEEKLFPCTCSRRMLSKANDLQNGPFLYSGKCREKKKFTEYRNNRKPSWRLKVAKEFSFLCGDIIVRRADGLIAYHLATVVDELTLGINEVVRGQDLAEQVFAQLAIIKALRQGPISYKHAPLLLDFEGRKLSKTNKDHSLVFYRDKGFSASKIIGLLASSLNLVPKGSDLSALELLSELKNDNNNLKSIFNRKVQDKLTLLF; encoded by the coding sequence ATGGATGACATAGATGTTTCCCCTGAAAGCCTGAATAAGATGCTTGAGCATGGGGATTATTTGCGACAGCAAGGATATAGAGGTCGCTTTGCTCCAACCCCATCAGGAGATCTTCATTTAGGAAATTTGCGCACTGCATTGATCGCGTGGCTAAGAGCAAGACTTTTTTCTGGAAAATTTCTCTTGAGAATTGATGATCTGGATAAACCCAGAAATCGATTAGGTTCATCTGAGAAAATTAAAGATGATCTTAGTTGGTTAGGTATTACTTGGGATAAACCAACAATATTTCAAAGCGAGAGGATAAATATTTATAGCAGTGTACTTTCTATTTTAAGAAGTGAAGAGAAATTATTTCCATGTACCTGTTCTCGTAGAATGCTTTCAAAAGCAAATGATTTACAAAATGGACCTTTTTTATATTCTGGTAAATGCAGAGAGAAAAAAAAATTTACAGAATACAGAAACAATAGAAAACCTAGTTGGAGACTTAAAGTTGCAAAAGAATTTTCATTCCTTTGTGGGGATATAATAGTAAGAAGAGCTGATGGATTAATCGCTTATCATTTAGCAACAGTTGTTGATGAATTAACACTAGGAATAAATGAAGTTGTTAGAGGTCAAGATTTAGCTGAACAAGTATTTGCACAACTTGCAATAATTAAAGCTTTGCGCCAAGGACCAATTTCTTATAAGCATGCTCCGCTTTTATTAGATTTTGAAGGAAGAAAATTATCCAAGACAAATAAAGACCATTCACTTGTTTTTTACAGAGATAAAGGTTTTTCAGCTTCTAAAATAATAGGGTTACTTGCATCTAGTCTGAACCTAGTACCTAAAGGATCTGATTTGTCTGCTCTTGAGTTGCTAAGTGAATTGAAAAATGATAATAATAATCTAAAAAGTATATTTAATAGAAAAGTTCAAGATAAACTTACTTTATTATTTTGA
- a CDS encoding sugar transferase, with protein sequence MKRTPLDKNNNSDFFEHSFLKSSLSPDDLSTQELLERQCRYDRTIKRTGDIVFSLLVILVGAPFFILIGLLVKLSSPGPVFYLQERLGRNYMFFGCIKFRTMHPEADSLLENLLAREPSLKAEFEKDFKLRDDPRITPIGRFLRVSSLDELPQFFNVLQGHMSIVGPRPIVLQEVQRYGPYMKEVASVRPGITGLWQVSGRNNLTYRRRVMLDLFYVRKRSFIMDLRIFLRTFGVLLFPRDRGAY encoded by the coding sequence ATGAAAAGAACTCCGCTGGACAAAAATAACAACTCAGATTTCTTTGAGCACTCTTTTCTTAAGTCCTCACTTTCTCCAGATGATCTTTCTACACAAGAATTGCTGGAAAGACAGTGTCGCTATGACAGAACTATAAAGAGGACTGGTGATATAGTTTTTTCTTTACTAGTAATTTTAGTTGGAGCACCTTTTTTTATTTTAATAGGTTTATTAGTTAAATTAAGTTCGCCAGGACCTGTTTTTTATCTTCAAGAAAGGTTGGGCCGTAATTATATGTTTTTTGGTTGTATTAAGTTTCGCACAATGCATCCAGAAGCAGATAGTTTGTTGGAAAATCTTTTAGCAAGAGAACCTTCTCTTAAAGCTGAGTTTGAGAAGGATTTTAAGCTTCGCGATGATCCTAGGATTACTCCAATAGGTCGCTTCTTAAGAGTTTCAAGTTTAGATGAGCTCCCACAATTTTTCAATGTCCTTCAAGGACATATGAGCATTGTAGGACCTAGACCAATAGTGCTGCAAGAAGTACAACGTTATGGTCCATATATGAAAGAAGTTGCCTCTGTAAGACCTGGAATAACAGGTCTATGGCAAGTTAGTGGACGTAATAATTTAACGTATAGAAGAAGAGTTATGCTTGACCTCTTTTACGTGAGGAAAAGAAGTTTTATTATGGATCTGAGAATATTTTTAAGAACTTTTGGAGTACTTCTTTTCCCACGAGATAGAGGAGCTTATTGA
- a CDS encoding MFS transporter, which translates to MLSYGLGDAGTGLAATQLGFYLFTFFTSTAGLPAFMAGSLLMVIKVWDAINDPLIGWLSDHTKSKWGPRIPWMIGAAVPLGLSLAAIWWVPPGNTFEKTSYYIFITVILMTAYTSVNLPFAALATEITEDTSIRTRLNAARFTGSILAGLTGLVVAASLLSSGNNGYVQMGRITGLIATCATLISCWGLSPFAKKARKPIITSEPIKFQFQRIYNNKKFLKIIGLYLLLWCGLQLMQTVSLIYLEQVMRVPTEISKWIPVPFQLSALVGLQFWSLYSNKNGRIKALFKGSFIWITACLIAMILPPISSGVDFQSLLILDNSQSWKMVMLLITILCLGFGASTAYLIPWSLLPDAIDADPDKPAGIYTAWMVLIQKIGIGISVQLLGLLLSLSGYRSSNDCVDLVNCMEQSDTAITTIRICMGLIPTLLVVLGLLIMKNWSNHNNRPYQINNL; encoded by the coding sequence ATGCTTTCCTATGGATTAGGAGATGCTGGTACTGGCTTGGCTGCGACTCAACTTGGGTTCTACCTTTTTACCTTTTTCACTAGCACTGCAGGACTGCCTGCTTTTATGGCAGGTTCTTTACTAATGGTAATAAAGGTCTGGGATGCAATAAATGATCCTCTAATTGGCTGGCTAAGCGATCACACAAAATCAAAATGGGGGCCCAGGATTCCCTGGATGATAGGTGCAGCTGTACCTCTTGGGCTGAGTCTTGCGGCTATTTGGTGGGTACCTCCTGGTAATACATTTGAAAAAACTAGTTATTACATATTCATAACCGTAATTCTTATGACTGCTTATACCAGTGTGAACCTTCCTTTTGCTGCCTTAGCAACAGAAATAACTGAAGACACTTCAATAAGAACTCGACTTAACGCAGCAAGGTTTACGGGTTCTATTCTGGCTGGATTGACTGGGCTTGTTGTAGCAGCATCGCTTTTATCGTCAGGAAACAATGGCTATGTCCAAATGGGTCGAATTACCGGCTTAATAGCAACTTGCGCCACTTTGATTTCATGCTGGGGTCTCTCTCCATTTGCAAAGAAAGCAAGAAAACCAATAATTACTTCTGAACCGATAAAATTTCAATTCCAACGGATATATAACAACAAAAAATTCCTCAAAATCATTGGTCTTTATTTGCTTCTCTGGTGTGGGCTCCAATTAATGCAAACAGTTTCGCTAATTTATTTAGAGCAAGTAATGAGAGTACCAACAGAAATTTCAAAATGGATCCCTGTTCCTTTTCAACTTAGTGCACTAGTAGGTCTTCAATTCTGGAGTCTTTACTCAAACAAGAATGGCCGCATTAAGGCACTTTTCAAGGGTTCATTTATCTGGATAACTGCATGCTTAATTGCAATGATTTTACCTCCAATTTCTTCTGGTGTTGATTTTCAAAGCCTTTTAATTCTAGATAATTCCCAATCATGGAAGATGGTTATGTTATTAATAACAATCCTTTGCTTAGGATTTGGTGCTTCAACAGCATATTTAATCCCTTGGTCTTTGCTTCCAGATGCTATAGACGCTGATCCAGATAAACCTGCAGGAATTTATACAGCTTGGATGGTCTTGATTCAGAAAATTGGGATTGGAATAAGTGTCCAGTTGCTTGGTCTTTTGCTTTCGTTGTCAGGTTATCGATCATCTAATGATTGCGTTGATCTTGTTAATTGCATGGAGCAATCAGATACTGCAATAACAACCATCCGAATCTGCATGGGTCTAATACCTACATTGCTTGTAGTTCTTGGTTTATTAATAATGAAAAACTGGTCTAATCACAACAATCGCCCTTACCAGATAAACAACTTATGA
- a CDS encoding high light inducible protein — protein sequence MRMEDNLNQKNEEDRFDENLIGSRKEITGTSDAKWVDNNDNEVTQVFGFNENAELVNSRAAMIGFIMLILTELIFNGKPVTLSIFGIN from the coding sequence ATGCGCATGGAAGATAATCTAAATCAAAAGAATGAAGAAGATCGCTTCGATGAGAATCTTATAGGTTCTCGCAAAGAAATTACAGGCACTTCAGACGCTAAATGGGTAGATAATAACGACAATGAGGTTACTCAAGTTTTTGGGTTTAATGAAAATGCAGAACTTGTAAACTCTAGAGCTGCAATGATTGGGTTTATAATGCTGATATTAACTGAATTGATTTTCAATGGAAAGCCAGTTACTCTTTCAATTTTCGGCATAAACTAA
- a CDS encoding DUF3119 family protein, whose translation MKSSSPTDNAEVVILEPMYRLPLLIILIGIFSLISPFQTWIGITISSFGLFLLIQSFTLRLKFTSEDLIVMQLGKEIRCFPFKNWLAWRIFLPQLPGILYFRETASPHLLPILFDRTMLETQLKLRVGSKEITQK comes from the coding sequence ATGAAAAGTTCATCTCCAACTGATAACGCTGAGGTAGTAATACTTGAGCCAATGTATAGACTGCCTTTATTAATAATATTAATAGGAATATTTAGTTTAATAAGCCCCTTTCAAACATGGATAGGAATTACAATAAGTAGTTTTGGGCTATTTTTATTAATTCAATCTTTTACTCTTAGACTGAAATTTACTTCAGAAGACCTAATTGTAATGCAATTAGGGAAAGAGATAAGATGCTTCCCTTTTAAGAACTGGCTTGCATGGAGAATTTTCCTTCCTCAATTACCTGGTATTCTTTACTTCAGAGAAACTGCAAGTCCTCACCTCTTGCCAATCCTTTTTGATAGAACAATGCTAGAAACCCAATTAAAATTACGTGTTGGCTCTAAAGAGATAACACAAAAATAA
- a CDS encoding glycosyltransferase yields MHDFPKDIALVHEWFSPRSSGGSEQVVRAVDEIISSLGSSASLCALIDAESIRSESWLSGRSVNTSCIQGLPFGISHVQSYLPLLPYAIEQIDLKEYPLVISSSHLVAKGVLTSPDQLHLSYIHTPVRYAWDQMEVYLQRSFLRRIGCGPVIRWQLHKLRQWDQLSSARVDCLLANSRFTARRILKYWGRESIVVHPPVDVDRFTFTQDRDDYYLCLCRLVPNKKVDLVVRAFNSLGLPLLIVGDGPERSFLKRIAGPNVKIMGYQNKQIVEDLMQKCRAYVYAGVEDFGIAPVEAMASGAPVIALGKGGLLDTVRCASRGIQSSTGILFQHQKVQSLIEAINWFEEKKLWEQMSSEAINEWAQKFSHDEFSKKFEVVLNKAWHAHLNKCTISSSDPFEFKKS; encoded by the coding sequence ATGCATGATTTCCCTAAAGATATAGCTCTTGTTCATGAGTGGTTTTCTCCTCGTTCTTCTGGCGGTTCTGAGCAAGTGGTCCGTGCAGTAGATGAAATAATCTCGTCTTTAGGAAGTTCTGCAAGCCTATGTGCTCTTATTGATGCTGAAAGTATTAGATCTGAGAGTTGGTTGTCTGGACGTTCTGTAAATACTAGCTGTATCCAAGGCTTGCCGTTTGGTATTAGTCATGTTCAGAGTTATTTACCCCTTCTACCTTATGCAATTGAACAAATAGATCTAAAAGAATATCCATTAGTTATTAGTAGTAGTCATCTTGTCGCTAAGGGTGTTCTTACTTCTCCGGATCAGTTGCATCTCAGCTACATCCATACTCCTGTTAGATATGCATGGGATCAAATGGAGGTCTATTTGCAAAGATCTTTTTTGCGAAGAATTGGCTGTGGACCAGTTATTCGTTGGCAATTACATAAATTAAGACAATGGGATCAATTAAGTAGTGCAAGAGTGGATTGCTTGTTGGCTAACTCTCGTTTTACTGCTAGAAGAATTTTGAAGTATTGGGGCCGTGAATCTATAGTTGTTCATCCACCTGTAGATGTAGATCGATTTACTTTTACTCAAGATAGAGATGATTATTATCTTTGCCTTTGCCGTTTAGTTCCCAATAAGAAAGTTGATTTGGTGGTTCGTGCATTTAACTCTTTAGGACTTCCTTTGCTGATAGTTGGTGATGGCCCTGAAAGATCTTTCTTAAAACGTATAGCAGGTCCAAATGTTAAAATTATGGGTTATCAAAATAAACAAATTGTTGAAGACTTGATGCAAAAATGTCGTGCTTATGTATATGCAGGGGTTGAGGACTTTGGTATAGCTCCAGTGGAAGCAATGGCGTCAGGTGCGCCAGTAATTGCTTTAGGCAAAGGAGGCTTGTTGGATACAGTTAGATGTGCTTCCAGAGGAATTCAATCTTCAACAGGTATACTTTTCCAGCATCAAAAAGTGCAATCTTTAATAGAAGCTATTAATTGGTTTGAAGAAAAGAAATTATGGGAACAAATGAGTTCTGAAGCAATTAACGAATGGGCGCAAAAATTTAGCCATGATGAATTCTCAAAGAAATTTGAGGTTGTCCTAAATAAAGCTTGGCATGCTCATTTAAACAAATGCACTATTTCATCAAGTGATCCTTTTGAATTCAAAAAATCATGA
- a CDS encoding HU family DNA-binding protein — MNKADLVNLVAARTELTKTDVALVVDAAIETIVDSVVEGKKVSILGFGSFEPRDRSARQGLNPKTGEKIKIPAKRVPAFTAGKLFKDRVQG, encoded by the coding sequence ATGAACAAAGCAGATCTAGTTAATTTGGTTGCAGCTCGAACAGAGCTAACTAAGACAGACGTGGCACTTGTTGTCGATGCTGCCATAGAAACAATTGTTGACTCAGTAGTTGAAGGCAAAAAAGTCTCCATTCTTGGGTTTGGCTCATTTGAACCTCGTGATCGCTCAGCCCGTCAGGGTTTAAATCCAAAAACTGGTGAAAAAATCAAGATCCCAGCAAAGCGAGTCCCTGCATTTACTGCGGGTAAACTCTTTAAGGATCGTGTTCAGGGTTGA
- the plsY gene encoding glycerol-3-phosphate 1-O-acyltransferase PlsY encodes MALFTLLVSYLLGSLPSGYLAGKWILGIDLREIGSGSTGATNVLRHVGKTPALFVFFIDVTKGIGAILIAKSFLLDESLQIAAGLASLSGHIWPVWLKGKGGKAVATGLGVFLGISWQVGLGSLGIFLLILSIWRIVSLASISAAISLPVLMLINSKETFSIPYIVISFIAMILVLWRHRSNLIRLIKGQEPRIGKSN; translated from the coding sequence ATTGCATTATTTACGTTATTGGTTAGTTATTTACTTGGATCTCTACCAAGTGGTTATCTTGCAGGCAAATGGATATTAGGAATAGATCTTAGAGAAATAGGGTCAGGGTCTACTGGGGCAACTAATGTTTTAAGGCATGTAGGGAAGACACCTGCTTTATTTGTGTTCTTTATAGATGTTACTAAAGGTATAGGTGCTATTTTAATTGCAAAATCATTTCTTTTAGATGAAAGCTTGCAAATTGCGGCAGGGCTTGCATCACTATCAGGTCACATATGGCCAGTTTGGTTAAAAGGTAAAGGTGGAAAAGCAGTTGCCACAGGCTTAGGAGTGTTTCTTGGAATCTCTTGGCAAGTAGGTCTTGGATCTCTGGGAATATTCCTTCTAATATTAAGCATTTGGAGGATAGTTTCCTTAGCAAGCATATCTGCTGCAATAAGCCTACCTGTACTAATGCTTATTAATTCAAAAGAGACCTTTTCCATCCCATATATTGTGATCAGTTTTATTGCAATGATTTTAGTTTTGTGGAGACACAGATCTAACTTAATAAGATTGATAAAAGGGCAAGAGCCTAGAATTGGAAAATCAAATTAA
- a CDS encoding MBL fold metallo-hydrolase: MDLSNSVQQIRDWLWMFPSKNSSQGMAAWWLNCEPEPVLIDCPELTPQVINDLEQLSKASNPKILLTSRDGHNKISDLNKKFGWPVLIQEQEAYLLPGIKNLESFREEAITAAGLKLLWTPGTTPGSCVVYAPSPWNVLFCGRLLIPFANAQVGAVRTRNTFHWTNQQNSLVKLIQWLPSEHRPSLASGVVSHSSDSQKLFPWTAWKPNGQ, encoded by the coding sequence GTGGATTTGAGTAACTCTGTTCAACAAATTAGAGATTGGTTATGGATGTTCCCCTCCAAGAATTCTTCTCAAGGCATGGCTGCTTGGTGGTTGAATTGCGAGCCTGAGCCTGTTTTGATTGATTGCCCTGAGCTCACTCCCCAAGTAATAAATGATTTGGAGCAGCTTTCAAAAGCCTCTAATCCTAAAATTCTTCTTACTAGTCGTGATGGTCATAACAAAATATCAGATTTAAACAAAAAATTTGGTTGGCCAGTGCTTATTCAAGAACAAGAGGCTTATTTACTCCCAGGAATAAAAAATCTTGAAAGTTTTAGAGAGGAGGCTATTACTGCTGCAGGCTTAAAATTACTTTGGACTCCTGGAACAACACCTGGGAGCTGTGTTGTGTATGCTCCTTCGCCTTGGAATGTGCTGTTCTGCGGACGTTTGTTAATTCCATTTGCAAATGCTCAAGTTGGCGCAGTTCGTACTCGAAACACTTTTCATTGGACAAATCAGCAAAACAGCTTGGTTAAATTAATTCAATGGCTTCCTTCAGAACATAGACCATCACTAGCTTCAGGAGTAGTTTCGCATTCTTCTGATAGTCAAAAGCTTTTCCCTTGGACTGCTTGGAAACCCAATGGACAATAG
- a CDS encoding MlaE family ABC transporter permease translates to MKTPRWLKRLGSSCIIGGQAVTSTTKGRFNKADLIDQLMEAGPASFLIVLITGVSAGTVFNIQVAAELSRQGLGSEVGGLLAIGLAREIAPLLTATLLTGKVATAYAAQLGTMKVTEQIDAITMLKTDPVEYLVVPRLIAMVVMAPLQCLLFFSVALWSGQVSSTAFYSIPPNVFWNSVKEWIVLTDLPFMLIKAVVFGLQIAVIACGWGLTTRGGAKEVGTSTTGAVVMTLLTVSLMDVVLTKVLFS, encoded by the coding sequence ATGAAAACACCCCGTTGGCTTAAACGACTTGGCAGTAGCTGCATTATAGGAGGGCAAGCTGTCACTTCTACTACGAAAGGTCGTTTTAACAAAGCAGACTTAATTGATCAACTTATGGAAGCAGGGCCAGCAAGCTTTCTAATTGTTCTAATTACTGGAGTCTCAGCAGGTACAGTTTTTAATATCCAAGTCGCTGCTGAACTAAGTCGACAAGGTCTTGGGTCTGAAGTAGGTGGTCTTCTTGCAATTGGTTTAGCAAGAGAAATTGCTCCATTGCTGACCGCAACACTCCTTACAGGAAAAGTTGCGACAGCCTATGCTGCTCAATTAGGAACAATGAAAGTCACAGAACAGATAGATGCAATAACTATGCTAAAAACAGATCCAGTGGAATACCTGGTCGTACCAAGATTAATAGCAATGGTTGTGATGGCTCCTTTACAATGCTTATTGTTTTTCTCAGTAGCATTATGGAGTGGACAAGTCAGTAGCACGGCCTTTTACAGCATCCCTCCTAATGTTTTCTGGAATTCAGTCAAGGAATGGATCGTACTAACTGATCTCCCATTCATGCTAATCAAAGCAGTTGTTTTTGGTCTACAGATTGCTGTAATAGCATGCGGTTGGGGCCTAACTACTCGAGGTGGTGCAAAAGAAGTAGGGACGAGTACTACTGGTGCAGTAGTAATGACTCTATTAACTGTTTCATTAATGGATGTTGTTTTAACCAAAGTTCTATTTAGCTAA
- a CDS encoding glycogen debranching protein: MLTVEGKNSVGKINLGTAWPLGSSITKRGVNFSVAAPNASYVELLLFNNANDSTPKEIVKLNSENKSGDYWHIEVEGITIGCNYAYRVYGKGDLGDANKHCGKILLDPCAREISGWDEFQRISSKEEIPNLSNCLKGIVSERDEFNFNAHPRPRHPWHKTIIYELHVGGFTRSVSSGLKSGNKGTFLGLIEKIPYLKDLGITTIELLPVFAFDPSDAPYGVENFWGYSPVNWFTPHQSFISKVDNLSPRDQFRKLVATCHDNGIEIILDVVYNHTTEGNENGPVISWKGFGESIYYHKNEQDEFLDVTGCGNTIAANQPIVRQLILESIKCWSQELGVDGFRFDLGVALSRGKDLAPLDSPPIFEEIESDPLFSELKLISEPWDCGGLYRLSDFPAKRVSTWNGHFRDDLRRFWKGDKDSTWALKDRLLGSPSIYKNNKNSVEKSINFITSHDGFTLIDLVSFDKKHNLSNGESNRDGENHNNSWNHGVEGPTTNQKLNMIRQRQQRNLLSSLLLSPGVPMLLMGDEVGRSQGGNNNAWCQNTSIGWMIWNTGSCDNELKDFVKNLISIRKNLSEFFSPETTPISHPSISQNNKNHWVQWHGVKTNTPDWGSWSHTISYSINKGDQGSLMWLGLNAYDQSMKFQLPHPISAWMKLIDTTSNMNDGLNSKEISNQNEIHLESRSLVLLASNEYRKSLSV; this comes from the coding sequence ATGCTTACTGTCGAAGGGAAAAATTCAGTGGGCAAAATCAACCTTGGCACTGCTTGGCCTCTAGGAAGCTCAATAACTAAAAGAGGGGTTAATTTTTCAGTTGCCGCTCCAAATGCAAGTTACGTAGAGCTTTTATTATTTAATAATGCAAATGATTCAACGCCTAAAGAAATAGTCAAGCTTAATTCAGAGAATAAGTCTGGCGATTATTGGCATATTGAAGTTGAAGGCATAACAATCGGCTGTAATTATGCATACAGAGTTTATGGGAAGGGTGATTTAGGAGATGCCAACAAACACTGTGGAAAAATATTATTAGACCCTTGTGCCAGAGAAATATCAGGATGGGATGAATTTCAAAGAATTTCATCTAAAGAAGAAATACCTAATCTGAGCAATTGTCTAAAAGGAATTGTTTCTGAAAGAGACGAGTTCAATTTCAATGCTCACCCTAGGCCAAGACACCCTTGGCATAAAACAATTATTTATGAGTTGCATGTAGGCGGTTTTACAAGAAGTGTTTCATCTGGTTTAAAGAGTGGCAACAAAGGTACTTTCCTAGGTCTAATCGAAAAAATTCCTTATTTAAAAGATTTAGGAATTACAACTATTGAGCTGCTTCCTGTATTTGCATTTGACCCTTCAGATGCACCTTATGGAGTAGAAAATTTTTGGGGTTACAGCCCAGTTAACTGGTTTACACCCCATCAAAGTTTTATTTCAAAAGTAGATAATCTAAGTCCTCGAGATCAATTTAGAAAGCTAGTGGCTACCTGCCATGACAATGGAATAGAGATCATATTAGATGTTGTTTATAACCACACAACAGAAGGGAATGAAAATGGTCCTGTTATTAGTTGGAAAGGATTTGGGGAATCAATTTATTATCACAAAAATGAACAAGATGAATTCTTAGATGTAACTGGTTGTGGAAATACCATTGCAGCAAATCAACCGATTGTTAGGCAATTAATACTCGAATCAATCAAGTGCTGGAGCCAAGAACTTGGCGTGGATGGTTTTCGGTTTGATTTGGGGGTTGCATTAAGTAGAGGCAAAGATTTAGCTCCACTTGACTCGCCTCCAATATTTGAAGAGATTGAATCTGATCCATTGTTTAGCGAGTTAAAATTAATAAGTGAGCCATGGGATTGTGGTGGTTTATATCGCCTTTCTGACTTTCCAGCTAAAAGAGTTAGCACTTGGAACGGACATTTTAGAGATGACCTTAGAAGATTTTGGAAAGGTGATAAAGATAGTACTTGGGCCTTAAAAGATAGACTTCTAGGTAGTCCCTCAATCTACAAAAACAACAAAAACTCTGTAGAAAAATCTATTAATTTTATAACTTCACATGATGGATTTACGCTAATTGACCTAGTTAGTTTCGATAAAAAACACAATCTTTCTAATGGTGAAAGTAACCGAGATGGCGAAAATCATAACAACAGCTGGAACCATGGAGTAGAAGGACCTACCACAAATCAGAAATTAAACATGATTAGACAGAGACAACAACGCAATCTTTTATCTAGTTTGTTGTTATCTCCAGGTGTACCAATGCTTCTTATGGGAGATGAAGTGGGAAGAAGTCAAGGTGGAAATAATAATGCTTGGTGTCAAAATACTTCTATTGGATGGATGATATGGAATACAGGTAGCTGCGATAATGAATTAAAAGATTTTGTCAAAAACCTCATATCCATTAGGAAAAATCTTTCAGAATTTTTCAGCCCAGAAACTACACCAATTTCACACCCTTCTATTTCTCAAAATAATAAAAACCACTGGGTTCAATGGCATGGAGTTAAAACTAATACTCCTGATTGGGGCAGTTGGTCCCACACAATTAGCTATAGCATTAATAAAGGAGATCAAGGTTCTTTAATGTGGCTAGGGTTAAACGCATATGATCAATCAATGAAATTTCAATTACCACATCCAATCTCAGCATGGATGAAATTAATTGATACCACTTCAAATATGAATGATGGGCTCAATTCTAAAGAAATATCAAATCAAAATGAAATACACCTAGAAAGCAGAAGTCTTGTTTTACTAGCATCAAATGAATACCGCAAATCCTTAAGTGTCTAG